A single bacterium DNA region contains:
- the map gene encoding type I methionyl aminopeptidase: protein MNKIGRNDPCPCGSGKKYKNCCMLKEKTEKKMKQTRYYRQNIIIKTAEEIEGIRRAGRLVVDTLNLVEKEIKPGITTEYINKIVHEYTIENNAIPAPLNYKGFPKSVCTSVNDVICHGIPGSYILKDGDIINVDITSILDGFYADASKTFFVGTPSDDAKKIVSVAKKSLKRGMNMVKPGNTLGDIGWAIQTFAESNGCSVVRDFVGHGVGINFHEPPQVAHTGQRGRGVPLIENMVFTIEPMINTGKSSLRILEDGWTAVTIDGSLSAQFEQTLVVTKTGYESLTPFPL, encoded by the coding sequence TTGAACAAAATCGGTAGAAACGACCCCTGCCCCTGCGGCAGCGGGAAAAAATATAAAAACTGCTGTATGCTGAAGGAAAAAACGGAGAAAAAGATGAAACAAACCAGATATTACCGCCAGAATATAATAATTAAAACTGCAGAAGAGATAGAAGGAATACGCAGGGCAGGAAGACTTGTTGTAGATACACTCAATCTTGTTGAGAAAGAGATAAAGCCCGGAATAACGACCGAATATATCAATAAAATCGTCCATGAATACACAATTGAAAATAATGCTATACCAGCTCCTCTTAACTATAAGGGTTTTCCCAAAAGTGTCTGCACGTCTGTTAATGATGTTATATGCCACGGCATACCGGGCAGCTACATCCTAAAAGACGGAGACATCATTAATGTTGATATAACATCAATACTGGACGGTTTTTACGCAGATGCAAGCAAAACTTTTTTCGTTGGAACGCCATCAGATGACGCTAAAAAAATTGTTTCTGTAGCAAAAAAGTCTCTTAAACGCGGGATGAATATGGTTAAACCTGGGAATACATTGGGAGATATAGGCTGGGCAATCCAGACTTTTGCAGAATCAAACGGATGCTCTGTTGTCCGGGACTTTGTAGGGCACGGTGTAGGTATTAATTTCCACGAGCCTCCCCAGGTTGCTCATACAGGGCAGAGAGGGCGTGGTGTGCCTCTTATTGAAAACATGGTTTTTACTATTGAACCTATGATAAACACAGGTAAAAGCAGCCTCAGAATTCTTGAAGACGGCTGGACAGCAGTTACAATTGACGGGTCTCTTTCAGCACAGTTTGAGCAGACACTTGTTGTAACAAAAACAGGTTATGAAAGTCTTACTCCTTTTCCATTATAA
- a CDS encoding transglutaminase domain-containing protein produces the protein MKRMTAVLLILAAYSLSRGENYLINGGQESRILYSLVQEFQPVPGTKKVSLSFVIPQTFISPTYNQKISNFHLTFTPEPVKKESRIDKRGNRIILAEWIRPESNISVNTSFNAVTETKLDKLESSAAFHPSNIPADSKDYLKPTELVQSDSPLIKAKAIKLVKGVKSQFDAVQRILSWVVDNMHYVTPPEKYDALYSFNNKKGNCQNYSHIAAALMRSVGIPVRIVNGVTLKKPYSIKTKSGAYTFKMGQGRHSWIEVLFSDLGWIPFDPQQTELFVSNRFIRIEIGIDNKETINDGLVRWVQSKGVNRMPKFIESIEASFAADSVKLSMTKQNYGPKNMLLCPRIEAVFKPVILPPVIKPRPVKPPVLKKLQYDKPTLFGNTQFPRNIDFSQARNQEDEGNEKFVLKRNFIVESAEYVTTKLTQYAQIFIVNKPLKLVKAGIAIHKFGGSGQIWLELFADDNNKPGKLISASKLKDIGSIRTQKGYDWVDFDFSSDKPLLPPGQYWISLAFTGSPIINWFYTYGKAAGPVYGTRYKSVYDSDWSNALSYEFNFRIAGWSVR, from the coding sequence ATGAAACGCATGACTGCAGTTCTGTTAATTCTTGCTGCATATTCGCTCTCAAGGGGTGAGAACTACCTAATAAACGGAGGCCAGGAATCCCGCATTCTATATTCTCTTGTTCAGGAATTCCAGCCTGTACCAGGAACAAAAAAAGTATCATTAAGTTTTGTTATACCTCAAACCTTCATATCACCCACTTATAATCAGAAGATTAGCAATTTTCATCTTACCTTTACGCCGGAACCTGTAAAAAAAGAATCCAGAATTGATAAAAGAGGCAATAGAATCATTTTAGCAGAATGGATCCGGCCGGAAAGCAACATCTCTGTTAACACTTCCTTTAACGCAGTTACGGAAACCAAACTTGATAAACTTGAATCATCAGCTGCGTTCCATCCGTCAAACATACCTGCAGATTCAAAAGATTATCTTAAACCTACGGAACTTGTGCAGTCAGATTCTCCTCTTATTAAAGCAAAAGCAATCAAACTTGTTAAAGGTGTCAAGAGCCAGTTTGACGCTGTACAGCGCATCTTATCGTGGGTTGTAGATAACATGCACTATGTAACTCCTCCTGAAAAATATGATGCTCTATACTCTTTCAATAACAAAAAAGGCAACTGCCAGAACTACTCTCATATTGCAGCAGCACTTATGAGAAGTGTCGGCATTCCTGTAAGGATTGTCAACGGTGTAACTTTAAAAAAGCCCTATTCAATAAAAACAAAAAGCGGGGCTTATACATTTAAAATGGGACAGGGCAGGCACTCATGGATAGAGGTTCTGTTTTCTGATCTCGGCTGGATACCTTTTGACCCACAGCAGACAGAGCTCTTTGTATCAAACAGATTTATCCGCATAGAAATAGGAATTGACAACAAAGAGACAATAAACGACGGCCTGGTACGATGGGTTCAATCAAAAGGCGTGAACAGAATGCCCAAATTTATTGAATCAATAGAAGCCTCATTTGCAGCTGACTCTGTAAAGCTCTCAATGACAAAACAAAATTACGGGCCGAAAAATATGCTTCTCTGCCCAAGAATTGAAGCTGTATTCAAACCTGTCATTCTTCCTCCTGTAATTAAACCAAGGCCTGTCAAACCGCCGGTATTGAAGAAACTTCAGTATGATAAACCTACATTATTCGGCAACACTCAATTCCCTAGAAACATTGATTTCAGCCAGGCAAGAAATCAGGAAGACGAAGGGAATGAAAAATTCGTTTTAAAGAGAAATTTTATTGTTGAAAGTGCAGAGTACGTAACTACAAAACTCACCCAGTACGCGCAGATATTTATTGTTAACAAACCTTTAAAGCTTGTAAAAGCAGGAATTGCAATACATAAATTCGGAGGCAGCGGCCAGATTTGGCTGGAGCTTTTTGCAGATGACAACAATAAACCCGGCAAACTCATAAGCGCCAGCAAGCTAAAAGATATCGGCTCAATCAGGACTCAAAAGGGCTATGATTGGGTTGATTTTGATTTTTCATCAGACAAACCGCTCCTGCCTCCGGGACAGTACTGGATCAGCCTCGCTTTTACAGGGAGCCCGATTATTAACTGGTTTTATACATACGGTAAAGCTGCAGGCCCTGTCTACGGCACAAGATACAAATCAGTTTACGATTCCGACTGGAGTAACGCCTTAAGCTATGAATTTAACTTTCGGATTGCCGGATGGAGTGTAAGATAA
- a CDS encoding Mut7-C ubiquitin/RNAse domain-containing protein, with protein MTNKNTKKNEINKAAFRFYEELNDFLPPDKKKKNIEYFFKGNPSVKDAVEAMGIPHPEIDLIIVNGNSVDFSYQLNDSDRIAVYPRFESMDISPILKLRPSPLRTTLFILDIQLGKLAKMLRMLGFDTLFDPVFNSHEIVNISLKQNRIILTKDRALLKLKPVTHGYWVRSTIPDEQIKEIIKRFDLKSSIDPFTRCIICNSKIVPVEKIEIEDILQEKTRLFYNTFQQCTGCGRVFWKGPHYQKMIKKIEKLRSVDF; from the coding sequence ATGACCAACAAAAATACCAAAAAAAACGAAATTAACAAAGCTGCCTTCCGTTTTTATGAAGAGCTGAACGATTTTTTACCGCCGGATAAAAAGAAAAAAAATATTGAATATTTTTTTAAGGGAAATCCTTCTGTAAAAGATGCAGTTGAGGCAATGGGAATTCCTCATCCTGAGATTGACCTGATAATTGTAAACGGGAATTCCGTTGACTTTTCATATCAGTTAAATGACAGCGACCGGATTGCAGTATATCCGAGATTCGAATCAATGGATATTTCTCCAATTTTAAAGCTCAGGCCTTCTCCTTTACGAACAACACTCTTTATCCTTGACATACAACTGGGGAAACTTGCAAAAATGCTCCGAATGCTGGGATTTGATACCCTTTTTGATCCGGTATTTAACAGTCATGAGATTGTAAATATCTCTTTAAAACAGAACCGAATAATCCTGACAAAAGACAGAGCCCTTCTGAAATTAAAACCTGTGACACACGGGTATTGGGTAAGATCTACAATACCTGATGAGCAGATAAAAGAGATAATTAAAAGATTTGACCTGAAATCATCAATTGATCCGTTTACAAGGTGTATAATTTGCAACAGTAAAATTGTACCTGTGGAAAAAATTGAAATTGAAGATATTTTACAGGAAAAAACCAGGCTGTTTTATAATACTTTCCAGCAATGCACCGGATGCGGCAGAGTATTTTGGAAAGGGCCACACTATCAAAAAATGATAAAAAAAATTGAGAAGCTGCGCTCTGTTGATTTTTAA